In Chloroflexota bacterium, a single genomic region encodes these proteins:
- a CDS encoding non-heme iron oxygenase ferredoxin subunit, producing the protein MLSYKKIDPDTADYVAIGPADEVGNGQRKIVEIDGQAIAVFNIAGTFYAIADVCSHDDGPVAEGELSGYEIECPRHGAHFDVRSGKVLSFPAIVDIPAYPVKIEDGELLVGLPPES; encoded by the coding sequence ATGCTTTCTTACAAGAAGATTGACCCGGACACCGCCGACTATGTGGCAATTGGCCCGGCGGATGAAGTGGGCAACGGCCAGCGCAAAATTGTAGAGATTGACGGGCAGGCTATAGCCGTATTCAACATTGCCGGGACGTTTTACGCCATTGCCGACGTGTGTTCGCACGACGACGGGCCGGTGGCGGAAGGGGAACTGAGCGGCTACGAGATCGAGTGTCCGCGCCACGGGGCGCACTTTGACGTGCGTTCGGGCAAGGTGTTGTCCTTCCCGGCGATTGTGGACATTCCTGCTTATCCAGTAAAAATTGAAGACGGCGAGTTGCTGG